A single genomic interval of Oreochromis aureus strain Israel breed Guangdong linkage group 12, ZZ_aureus, whole genome shotgun sequence harbors:
- the LOC120443083 gene encoding beta-1,3-galactosyl-O-glycosyl-glycoprotein beta-1,6-N-acetylglucosaminyltransferase-like, translating into MRTEKRFCSANESSQPRESLQLLAILQGEKEELQKAKLLTISKEFQKSAQVPDECYINATQDCRKFKITRKYITFPLSKEEEEFPLAYSTVVHHKVQNFERLLRAIYAPQNIYCVHVDKKAPASVFIAINAITSCFPNVFMGSKAVNVVYAGWTRVQADLNCMADLYNTSTTWKYFIKLCGQDFPLKTNLEIVQALRSLKGGNSLESEEMPQRKKGRVTNVHKVVDGQMQRTGKTKDPAPFNLPILSGNAYIVVNRGYVRSVLEDKRIQALIEWAKDTYSPDEFLWATIQRIPGVPGSTWPNHKFDTTDMNAIARIVKWQGHEGSEGSLQAVYPECKGHHVRSICVYGAGDLQRLIEQHHLFANKCDADRDPIAIYCLEKYLRHKALTELD; encoded by the exons atgagaacagaaaaaaggtTTTGCTCTGCCAATGAAAGCTCCCAG CCCAGAGAAAGTTTGCAACTGCTCGCAATCCTGCAGGGAGAGAAGGAAGAATTGCAGAAAGCCAAATTACTGACCATCAGCAAAGAATTCCAGAAGAGTGCTCAGGTCCCTGATGAGTGTTATATCAATGCAACCCAAGACTGCAG GAAATTCAAAATAACCAGGAAATACATAACATTCCCGTTAAGCAAGGAAGAAGAGGAGTTTCCTCTGGCTTACTCTACGGTTGTACATCACAAG GTGCAAAATTTTGAGCGACTACTGCGAGCTATCTATGCACCTCAAAATATTTATTGTGTCCATGTGGACAAAAAAGCACCAGCCTCAGTCTTTATTGCCATCAATGCCATTACGTCCTGTTTCCCAAATGTGTTCATGGGCAGCAAGGCTGTGAATGTGGTCTACGCTGGATGGACACGTGTACAGGCTGATCTTAACTGCATGGCTGATCTCTATAACACCAGTACGACATGGAAATACTTCATCAAACTCTGTGGTCAGGATTTCCCTCTAAAAACTAACTTGGAAATTGTGCAAGCTTTGCGTTCACTAAAAGGAGGTAACAGTTTGGAGTCGGAGGAAATGCCTCAAAGAAAGAAGGGAAGGGTGACAAATGTTCACAAAGTAGTAGATGGACAAATGCAG CgaacaggaaaaacaaaggaTCCAGCTCCCTTCAATCTGCCCATACTATCAGGAAATGCCTACATTGTGGTCAACCGAGGTTACGTTCGCAGTGTTTTGGAAGACAAGCGAATACAGGCCCTCATTGAGTGGGCCAAAGACACCTACAGTCCTGATGAGTTTCTGTGGGCAACAATACAACGAATACCTGGTGTTCCTGGCTCAACATGGCCCAACCATAAATTTGACACGACAGACATGAACGCAATTGCACGGATAGTGAAGTGGCAGGGGCACGAGGGGTCAGAGGGTTCTCTGCAAGCAGTATACCCAGAATGTAAAGGCCACCATGTCAGATCAATATGTGTGTATGGTGCTGGAGACCTGCAGCGGTTGATTGAACAGCATCACCTTTTTGCCAATAAGTGTGATGCAGACAGAGATCCCATTGCTATCTACTGCTTGGAGAAATATCTGAGACACAAGGCACTGACTGAGTTAGATTAG